A genomic region of Kribbella sp. NBC_00382 contains the following coding sequences:
- a CDS encoding DUF4397 domain-containing protein, translated as MSVRRITALTATGLLLAGLPASVAATAQAAPTANATVSVLHAVPGATVDVYVNGKALLTNFKPGTLTDPLKLPAGSYDLKVTAAGAGAKGKAVIEADDVAVPGGANVTVVAHLDASGKPVLTPYVNDVSKVAAGQARLTVRHDAAAPAVDVRAGGKPAFKALTNPKEAKADLPAGTVKADVVLAGTSTVAIGPADVNLKEGTNTIVYAWGSAKDKNLKLAVQTISGLHHSPAGVPGGTGGQAAQLDSGMPLLGIFAILAVLGLVAAGTTTVVRARVRS; from the coding sequence ATGTCTGTTCGCCGTATCACCGCCCTGACTGCAACGGGACTGCTGCTGGCCGGATTGCCGGCCAGTGTCGCTGCGACTGCGCAGGCGGCCCCGACCGCCAATGCGACAGTGTCGGTTCTGCACGCCGTGCCGGGTGCCACCGTCGACGTCTACGTCAACGGCAAAGCCCTGCTGACCAACTTCAAGCCAGGCACGCTGACCGATCCGCTGAAGCTGCCCGCAGGAAGCTATGACCTCAAGGTCACCGCGGCAGGTGCCGGGGCCAAGGGAAAGGCGGTCATCGAGGCCGATGACGTCGCAGTTCCAGGTGGCGCCAACGTGACCGTCGTCGCGCACCTCGATGCGAGCGGGAAGCCGGTACTGACGCCCTACGTGAACGACGTGTCGAAGGTGGCCGCCGGCCAGGCCCGGCTGACGGTTCGCCATGATGCCGCCGCGCCGGCGGTCGATGTTCGCGCCGGTGGCAAGCCTGCCTTCAAGGCCCTGACGAACCCCAAGGAGGCCAAGGCCGATCTCCCCGCGGGCACCGTGAAGGCTGATGTGGTGCTGGCCGGCACATCGACGGTTGCGATCGGCCCGGCCGACGTGAACCTGAAGGAAGGCACCAACACGATCGTCTACGCCTGGGGCAGCGCGAAGGACAAGAACCTCAAGCTCGCGGTACAGACGATCTCCGGACTCCACCACAGCCCGGCCGGTGTTCCCGGCGGTACTGGCGGACAGGCGGCCCAGCTTGACAGCGGCATGCCGCTGCTGGGCATCTTCGCCATCCTTGCTGTGCTCGGCCTGGTAGCTGCGGGGACGACGACCGTTGTCCGGGCACGCGTCAGGTCGTGA
- a CDS encoding ANTAR domain-containing protein, whose product MTAELLTIVQELAEVSRLVDGDDVPATLDRFVARMVATIPDCDEASIAICGDDAAPELVARSAAPTDPTVDPARLMLAEQLERRDGPLHEALTYAEPRRIDDAASDHRWPEVGAAVINAGYRSGLFLPLPARRDAAISLLSAKADAFGGTSYDIALLFTLHAGVTFDNAQLFHDSKALVAQLNAALDTRGLIGRAQGIVMRHYGVDTKTSFAILKRGSQNTNVKLRVLAQTIVDGQEGAALSQTLADFGLGQGSPAPGPR is encoded by the coding sequence ATGACCGCGGAATTGCTGACGATCGTGCAGGAGCTGGCAGAGGTCAGCCGGCTGGTGGACGGTGACGACGTGCCGGCCACCCTCGATCGATTCGTCGCTCGTATGGTCGCCACGATTCCGGACTGTGACGAAGCTTCGATCGCCATCTGCGGTGATGACGCGGCCCCGGAGCTGGTGGCGCGCTCCGCTGCGCCGACGGATCCTACTGTCGATCCCGCGCGCCTCATGCTGGCCGAACAGCTGGAGCGCCGCGACGGCCCGCTGCACGAGGCCCTCACCTATGCGGAGCCTCGGCGGATCGATGACGCCGCCTCGGACCATCGCTGGCCGGAGGTCGGTGCCGCCGTGATCAACGCTGGTTATCGAAGCGGCTTGTTCCTGCCGTTGCCGGCTCGCCGGGACGCGGCGATCAGCCTGCTGTCGGCGAAGGCGGATGCGTTCGGCGGTACGTCGTACGACATCGCACTGCTGTTCACGCTGCATGCCGGCGTGACCTTCGACAACGCGCAGCTCTTTCATGACAGCAAGGCTCTGGTGGCGCAGCTCAATGCGGCTCTCGACACCAGAGGTCTGATCGGTCGCGCTCAGGGAATCGTCATGCGTCACTACGGCGTCGACACCAAGACCTCGTTCGCGATTCTCAAACGCGGCTCCCAGAACACCAACGTCAAACTCCGCGTCCTCGCCCAGACCATCGTCGACGGGCAGGAGGGAGCCGCTCTCTCCCAGACCCTGGCCGACTTCGGCCTCGGCCAAGGCAGCCCTGCGCCGGGTCCGCGCTGA
- a CDS encoding MBL fold metallo-hydrolase, whose amino-acid sequence MTTPPTIVVTPIHVADLMADGALMPVYVHVIDHPQGRVLVDTGLTELHPLVADMDPRIRQLTKEQLDPASIDIVVNTHLHFDHCGGNHLFAGKPIYVQRLELDDALSQQEYTIREWVEAPGVEYVPVDGELELLPGVRLVPGPGHTRGSQLVLVDSGLQRTAVVGDLAISSHDLDDPQTEGQLKVRALTPDLVWLAHQHEPWRPSQP is encoded by the coding sequence ATGACCACCCCTCCTACCATCGTCGTCACCCCGATCCACGTCGCCGACCTGATGGCTGATGGCGCCTTGATGCCCGTCTACGTACACGTCATCGACCATCCCCAAGGGCGAGTGCTGGTCGATACCGGTCTGACGGAACTGCATCCGCTGGTGGCCGACATGGACCCCCGGATCCGCCAACTCACCAAGGAGCAGCTCGATCCCGCGAGCATCGACATCGTCGTCAACACCCACCTGCACTTCGACCACTGCGGCGGCAATCACCTCTTCGCCGGCAAGCCGATCTACGTCCAGCGCCTGGAGCTTGACGATGCGTTGAGCCAGCAGGAGTACACGATTCGCGAGTGGGTCGAAGCGCCCGGTGTGGAGTACGTGCCGGTCGACGGCGAACTCGAGCTGCTGCCAGGCGTCCGCCTCGTCCCAGGCCCGGGCCACACTCGCGGATCCCAGCTGGTGCTGGTCGACTCAGGCCTGCAGCGGACCGCTGTCGTCGGCGACCTGGCCATCTCGTCCCACGATCTCGACGACCCGCAAACCGAAGGACAGCTGAAGGTACGCGCTCTCACCCCCGACCTGGTATGGCTGGCGCACCAGCACGAACCATGGCGACCCTCCCAGCCCTGA
- a CDS encoding dihydrofolate reductase family protein, with protein sequence MGRFVYLMNVSVDLLIEQVPGDNGAGEWLRIDEELHRELNARSRDFALLVQGRLFYELMEEYWPRSRDDASLPEVLREYGELWTSKPKILVSRTRHRADHNTQVFGGDDALVRLRALRASTDGAIGVGGAGLATQLLREGMLDELLLYAHPSILGFGRPLFDDYDLPVDLDLLEQQRFGSGVTMHRYAVRQGDAAR encoded by the coding sequence ATGGGCCGGTTCGTGTACTTGATGAACGTGTCTGTCGACCTGCTCATCGAGCAGGTCCCCGGCGACAACGGTGCCGGTGAGTGGTTGCGCATCGACGAGGAGCTGCACCGCGAGCTCAATGCGCGCTCACGTGATTTCGCGCTCCTTGTCCAAGGTCGCCTCTTCTACGAGCTGATGGAGGAGTACTGGCCGCGGTCCCGCGATGATGCCTCGCTACCTGAGGTCTTGCGTGAGTACGGGGAGCTGTGGACGAGCAAACCCAAGATCCTCGTCTCGCGCACCCGGCACCGTGCGGATCACAACACTCAAGTCTTCGGCGGCGACGATGCGCTCGTGCGACTACGTGCTCTGCGCGCCAGCACCGACGGCGCCATCGGTGTGGGTGGAGCGGGACTCGCCACGCAACTGCTCCGAGAGGGAATGCTCGACGAACTGCTGCTCTACGCCCACCCGTCGATTCTCGGCTTCGGCCGGCCACTGTTCGACGACTACGACCTGCCGGTCGATCTCGACTTGCTCGAGCAGCAACGTTTCGGGTCCGGAGTAACGATGCACCGCTACGCCGTTCGCCAAGGAGACGCCGCGCGATGA
- a CDS encoding winged helix-turn-helix transcriptional regulator, with protein sequence MEPRSECPINTAVEVLGDRWSLLVLRDIIFEDRRYFRVLLTGSVERIASNILADRLVRLVDAGLLTRGTAARGQRARYSLTEAGIQTLPIIDALATWGLRWRPGSDALPCRQQHLHEMGPAYIEQFMEELRARHLSAH encoded by the coding sequence GTGGAACCCCGATCCGAATGCCCGATCAACACCGCCGTCGAGGTGCTGGGCGATCGCTGGTCGTTGCTCGTCCTGCGCGACATCATCTTCGAGGACCGCCGGTACTTCCGGGTCCTGCTCACCGGATCGGTCGAGCGCATCGCCTCGAACATCCTTGCCGACCGGCTCGTGCGGCTCGTCGACGCCGGCCTCCTCACGCGCGGAACGGCCGCCCGCGGACAACGCGCGCGCTACAGCCTTACCGAAGCCGGCATCCAGACTCTGCCGATCATCGACGCCCTCGCGACCTGGGGGCTGCGCTGGCGTCCAGGCAGCGACGCCCTTCCGTGCCGGCAGCAGCACCTGCACGAGATGGGCCCCGCGTACATCGAACAGTTCATGGAAGAACTCCGCGCCCGCCACCTCAGTGCCCACTGA
- a CDS encoding NADP-dependent oxidoreductase: protein MKAVRFHEYGTPEVLHYEDVDQPAPGVGEIRIQVAATSFNPVEGNIRAGVMQGPIPIRLPHTPGLDIAGTVDALGEDVTGFDLGDRVIGALPLTSTGAAAEYVIAPAQLLAAAPTTVPLVDAAGLPLVGLTAWQALFEHAKLTTGQRVLINGAGGVVGRYAVQLAKNTGAYVIATTGPGSFEQAKTAGADEIHGSGIPELSEPVDVVLNFAPIAPEQMAAQAAVIRDGGVLVNTTVWMPAASDEARGVRGINLFFRPDAEQLAELVTLLDTGKLHLGATRRVPLAGVAQVHTEAATAPINGKIVFVTPNAPLD from the coding sequence ATGAAGGCAGTACGTTTCCACGAGTACGGCACCCCAGAGGTCCTGCACTACGAAGACGTGGACCAACCGGCCCCCGGCGTCGGCGAGATCCGGATCCAGGTGGCCGCGACGTCGTTCAACCCGGTCGAGGGCAACATCCGCGCCGGTGTCATGCAAGGCCCCATCCCGATCCGGCTGCCGCACACCCCCGGCCTCGACATCGCGGGCACGGTCGACGCGCTCGGCGAGGACGTGACCGGCTTCGACCTCGGGGACCGGGTGATCGGCGCCCTGCCGCTGACCAGTACCGGCGCAGCCGCCGAGTACGTCATCGCCCCGGCCCAGCTTCTGGCGGCAGCCCCCACAACCGTCCCGCTGGTGGACGCCGCCGGGCTACCGCTGGTCGGGCTCACCGCGTGGCAGGCGCTGTTCGAGCACGCGAAGCTGACCACCGGCCAGCGGGTACTGATCAACGGCGCGGGCGGCGTCGTCGGACGCTACGCGGTGCAGCTGGCCAAGAACACCGGCGCCTACGTGATCGCGACCACCGGCCCGGGCAGCTTCGAGCAGGCCAAGACGGCCGGCGCCGACGAGATCCACGGCTCCGGGATCCCGGAGCTGTCCGAGCCGGTCGACGTCGTGCTCAACTTCGCCCCGATCGCCCCGGAGCAGATGGCCGCCCAGGCCGCCGTGATCCGGGACGGCGGCGTTCTGGTCAACACCACCGTGTGGATGCCGGCTGCGTCCGACGAGGCCCGCGGCGTACGGGGAATCAATCTCTTCTTCCGTCCCGACGCCGAACAGCTCGCCGAGCTGGTGACCCTGCTCGACACCGGCAAGCTCCACCTCGGCGCGACCCGACGGGTGCCGCTGGCCGGAGTGGCACAGGTCCACACCGAAGCCGCCACCGCCCCGATCAACGGCAAGATCGTCTTCGTCACCCCCAACGCCCCCCTCGACTAG
- a CDS encoding helix-turn-helix transcriptional regulator — MERALLADFLRARREALQPEEVGLPRGARRRTGGLRREEVAVLAGISADYYSRLEQKRGPMPSEQILAAVARALRLSSSERQHLFALGGHAAPRRILPDDRVSLAIRTIAEQLPDIPAIVFSRFGEALLQTPAAVALFGDYTRFDGMSRYLVYRWFTDPAQRAIYPPEDHEVRARVFTVDLRAAYTTDPAGIAGEIVEALLAVSPGFAEVWRRHEVDVTHHHELKRYRHPELGELELYSRRLVDPDEDQDLLVFMAEPGSPSEAKLRRLVSRAGDEA; from the coding sequence ATGGAGCGCGCGTTGCTGGCGGACTTCCTCCGGGCTCGCCGGGAAGCACTGCAGCCGGAGGAGGTCGGACTGCCGCGCGGCGCCCGGCGTCGTACCGGTGGGCTGCGGCGCGAGGAGGTCGCGGTGCTGGCCGGCATCTCGGCCGACTACTACAGCCGGCTTGAGCAGAAGCGCGGCCCGATGCCGTCCGAGCAGATACTGGCCGCCGTGGCGCGGGCGTTGCGGCTCAGCTCGAGCGAGCGGCAGCACCTGTTCGCCCTCGGCGGGCACGCGGCTCCGCGGCGGATCCTGCCGGACGACCGGGTCAGCCTGGCCATCAGGACCATCGCGGAGCAACTCCCGGACATACCCGCGATCGTGTTCTCCCGGTTCGGTGAGGCATTGCTGCAGACCCCGGCGGCGGTGGCGCTGTTCGGTGACTACACCCGTTTCGACGGCATGTCGCGCTACCTGGTCTATCGCTGGTTCACCGACCCGGCCCAACGTGCCATCTATCCGCCCGAGGACCATGAGGTACGCGCCCGGGTCTTCACCGTGGACCTGCGGGCGGCGTACACGACCGATCCGGCGGGCATCGCTGGGGAGATCGTCGAAGCACTGCTGGCGGTCAGCCCCGGGTTCGCCGAGGTTTGGCGGCGGCACGAGGTGGACGTCACCCATCACCACGAGCTCAAACGCTACCGGCACCCGGAGCTGGGCGAGTTGGAGTTGTACAGCCGACGGCTGGTGGATCCCGACGAGGACCAGGATCTGCTGGTCTTCATGGCCGAACCCGGATCACCGAGTGAGGCCAAGCTCAGGCGGCTGGTCTCCAGGGCCGGGGACGAGGCGTGA
- a CDS encoding family 43 glycosylhydrolase, which yields MRISTRSFLVVVLTLFAVLGGQLAPRALAVAQADDARGNLTLPTAGERAPYAGYVFSYFTGNSIAGEKIYFAASRGNTALKWDELNNGQPVLESTKGTLGLRDPFLIRSPEGDRFFLIATDLSIGRNGDWDAAQRQGSRYLEVWESTDLVTWSEQRHVLVSPETAGNTWAPEAYWDDELQSYVVFWASKLYAADDPGHTGSTYNRMLYATTRDFRTFSAPAIWQDRGESRIDSTVIKENGAYYRFTKDEGGGGTGCSDIIQEKSASLTAVDLPGQPAWAMQDSCIGRDAGTSAVEGPTVFKSNPGDTSGSKYNLFVDEYGGRGYIPLGTNDLEAPNWQVPATYSLPASPRHGTVLPVTQAELDRLRNGLVLPPPVKADANGLVAHYPLNQTSGGTATDVTGHGYDGVVAGDATWADGALNLGGTNGHVKLPDNLMTGLDAITVSADVWIDTGQATPYFIWGLGNTASDVGNGYLFTTGDAYRTSIATGNWSTEQTATSGSAVPRGVWKALTYTLTPDGIATIYLDGVQVGRKTGVTIDPGDIGGGRTTANYIGRSTYTSDKYLKGKVRDFRIYNRALSATEVSDQDADPRAVIGVELASLKVPAIIDDASSTVTLPVAPGTNLKKLAPVLKVVSSSKVSPAGRVNLSRPRTYTVTAQDGTKRMWTVKAVEMRSPVLPGYNADPNIARFGDTYYLYVTTDGTAGWGGKDFYVWKSKNLVDWQRSAKPFLTLDGANGTVPWASGNAWAPTIIERHGKYYFYFSGHNPAYDRKTIGVAVANSPEGPFTAQPTAMILNNEAVTSGQAIDPAAFRDPVTGRYYLFWGNGSPVYAELSDDMLAIKPETLKPISGLTSFREGSFVNYRKGTYYLTYSIDDTGSPDYRVGYATARSVNGPWTYRGVILEKDPAQGILATGHQSIIQVPGTDDWYIAYHRFGMPGGDGTHRETTIDRLYFAADGTIAKVKPTLTSIAPLRNHPRH from the coding sequence ATGCGGATCAGTACGCGCTCGTTCTTGGTGGTCGTCTTGACCCTCTTCGCTGTGCTTGGTGGGCAGCTTGCGCCGAGGGCGCTGGCCGTCGCGCAGGCGGACGATGCTCGCGGCAACCTGACCTTGCCGACGGCTGGTGAGCGCGCGCCGTACGCCGGTTATGTGTTCAGCTACTTCACCGGTAACTCGATCGCCGGGGAGAAGATCTACTTCGCCGCCAGCCGTGGCAACACGGCGCTCAAATGGGACGAGCTCAACAACGGCCAGCCCGTCCTCGAGTCCACCAAGGGCACTCTCGGGCTGCGGGATCCGTTCCTGATCCGTTCGCCCGAAGGCGACCGGTTCTTCCTGATCGCGACCGATCTGTCCATCGGCCGCAACGGTGACTGGGATGCCGCGCAACGCCAGGGCAGCCGCTATCTGGAGGTCTGGGAATCCACCGACCTGGTGACCTGGTCGGAGCAGCGCCACGTCCTGGTATCGCCCGAGACGGCCGGCAACACCTGGGCACCCGAGGCCTACTGGGATGACGAACTTCAGTCGTACGTCGTGTTCTGGGCGTCGAAGCTGTACGCCGCCGACGATCCGGGCCACACCGGTTCGACGTACAACCGGATGCTCTATGCAACGACCCGCGACTTCCGGACCTTCAGCGCGCCGGCGATCTGGCAGGACCGGGGCGAGTCCCGGATCGACTCGACGGTGATCAAGGAGAACGGCGCGTACTACCGCTTCACCAAGGACGAGGGTGGCGGCGGCACCGGCTGCTCGGACATCATCCAGGAGAAGTCCGCCTCGCTGACCGCGGTCGACCTGCCCGGCCAGCCGGCGTGGGCGATGCAGGACTCGTGCATCGGCCGGGACGCCGGTACGTCGGCAGTCGAAGGACCGACCGTTTTCAAGTCCAACCCGGGCGACACGTCCGGCTCCAAGTACAACCTCTTCGTCGACGAGTACGGCGGCCGCGGGTACATCCCGCTCGGCACGAATGACCTCGAGGCGCCGAACTGGCAGGTGCCGGCGACGTACTCGCTGCCGGCCAGCCCCCGCCACGGCACGGTCCTCCCCGTGACCCAGGCCGAGCTCGACCGACTGCGCAACGGTCTGGTGCTTCCACCCCCGGTCAAGGCCGATGCGAACGGGCTGGTCGCGCACTACCCGTTGAACCAGACCAGCGGCGGTACGGCGACCGACGTCACCGGCCATGGGTACGACGGTGTCGTCGCAGGTGACGCGACCTGGGCCGACGGCGCACTCAACCTCGGCGGCACCAACGGTCACGTGAAGCTGCCCGACAACCTGATGACCGGGCTCGACGCGATCACTGTCTCGGCCGACGTCTGGATCGACACCGGCCAGGCAACGCCGTACTTCATCTGGGGGCTCGGCAACACCGCGAGCGATGTCGGCAACGGCTACCTGTTCACCACCGGCGACGCCTACCGAACATCGATTGCCACCGGCAACTGGTCGACAGAGCAGACGGCAACGTCGGGCAGCGCCGTGCCGCGTGGTGTCTGGAAGGCGCTCACCTACACCCTGACCCCCGACGGCATCGCCACGATCTACCTCGACGGGGTGCAGGTCGGGCGGAAGACCGGTGTCACGATCGATCCCGGGGATATCGGTGGTGGTCGGACGACGGCCAACTACATCGGGCGTTCGACGTACACCTCGGACAAGTACCTCAAAGGCAAGGTACGCGATTTCAGAATCTACAACCGGGCCCTGTCGGCCACCGAGGTCAGCGACCAGGACGCCGACCCACGAGCGGTCATCGGCGTCGAGCTGGCGAGCCTGAAGGTGCCGGCGATCATCGACGACGCCTCCTCGACCGTGACCCTGCCGGTTGCCCCGGGCACCAACCTGAAGAAGCTGGCGCCGGTCCTGAAGGTCGTCTCCAGCTCGAAGGTCTCGCCGGCCGGCCGGGTCAACCTTTCGAGGCCCAGGACCTACACCGTGACAGCTCAGGACGGAACCAAACGGATGTGGACAGTCAAGGCGGTCGAGATGCGGTCGCCCGTACTACCGGGGTACAACGCCGATCCGAACATCGCTCGCTTCGGCGACACCTACTACCTCTACGTGACGACCGACGGGACCGCCGGCTGGGGCGGTAAGGACTTCTACGTCTGGAAGTCGAAGAACCTGGTGGACTGGCAGCGATCGGCCAAGCCGTTCCTGACCCTCGACGGCGCGAACGGCACGGTGCCATGGGCGAGCGGCAACGCCTGGGCGCCGACCATCATCGAACGCCACGGCAAGTACTACTTCTACTTCTCCGGGCACAACCCGGCCTACGACCGCAAGACGATCGGCGTCGCGGTGGCGAACAGCCCCGAGGGCCCGTTCACCGCGCAGCCGACCGCGATGATCCTCAACAACGAGGCGGTCACCTCCGGCCAGGCGATCGATCCGGCCGCGTTCCGCGATCCGGTGACCGGGCGGTACTACCTGTTCTGGGGCAACGGTTCGCCGGTGTACGCCGAGCTGAGCGACGACATGCTGGCCATCAAGCCGGAGACGCTGAAGCCGATCAGCGGGCTGACGAGTTTCCGCGAGGGGTCGTTCGTCAACTACCGCAAGGGGACGTACTACCTGACGTACTCGATCGACGACACCGGTTCGCCCGACTACCGGGTGGGCTACGCGACGGCGAGGAGCGTCAACGGACCGTGGACCTACCGTGGCGTCATCCTCGAGAAGGATCCGGCACAGGGCATTCTGGCGACCGGCCATCAGTCGATCATCCAGGTGCCGGGCACGGACGACTGGTACATCGCGTACCACCGCTTCGGTATGCCCGGCGGCGACGGCACCCATCGCGAGACCACGATCGACCGCCTGTACTTCGCGGCCGACGGCACGATCGCGAAGGTCAAGCCGACCCTGACCAGCATCGCCCCACTCCGGAACCACCCCCGCCACTGA
- a CDS encoding heparinase II/III domain-containing protein: MTLAQRWRALDPAIRRVALDSARDRAGVPDLGQRLVWESRPTDASAAVLDRAAADRSQPWPRLLLSDFARYWRDGVRTAYEGPAGELRQRTSTAVLAAVLTGDQQHVDEAADGLLLLCEQTTWCWAAHESFATARGEVVADSSTPYLDLGAAETVEILAWADLVLGPALDARVPGLRRRLREEAERRVLRPFVEDRRWHWLGLDGHLHNWNPWIHGHVLVAALFLETDPVRRTQVVDLVVDGLDRYLQALPADGGCDEGYAYWWNGPARLASALELLDRITLGAFDPWQCTPLEELARYPQRMALGDGWFVNVGDGSARPARDQPWDVLHRWGRRIGDEGVMAQAAAHRQELGFVAGLGRALVALADDDWWQATAMPLPLPRSSWLPEVQLLVARQDGGSTAGWALAVKGGHNDENHNHNDVGSFIAALDATPVLVDLGQPTYTAISFSDRRYEQWVVRSEWHNVPVVNGREQEAGPQWRATDFAVHSAGDSDRAELDLSDAYPSGNLRRTATLDRIGQTVRVVDTWAEGTEIAEHFVIAGQPVAHEPGRLVVETLGGSVAELRWDAGLGTGRLEPRAVDDELLQRVWGPAVHRLILAAGNNRFELTLTRGSR; the protein is encoded by the coding sequence ATGACCCTTGCCCAGCGCTGGCGCGCACTGGACCCGGCGATCCGGAGGGTGGCTCTCGACTCGGCACGGGATCGTGCAGGTGTCCCGGACCTGGGGCAGCGCCTGGTCTGGGAATCGCGTCCCACGGATGCCTCGGCCGCTGTGCTGGACCGTGCCGCGGCGGATCGTTCCCAGCCGTGGCCGCGGTTGTTGCTGTCGGACTTCGCCCGGTACTGGCGTGACGGCGTACGTACAGCGTACGAAGGTCCGGCGGGGGAGCTGCGGCAGCGAACCAGTACGGCGGTGCTCGCGGCGGTCCTGACAGGAGACCAGCAGCATGTCGACGAGGCCGCCGACGGGCTGTTGCTGCTGTGTGAGCAGACGACCTGGTGCTGGGCAGCTCACGAGTCGTTCGCGACGGCGCGAGGGGAGGTCGTGGCGGATTCCAGTACGCCGTACCTCGATCTGGGCGCTGCTGAGACCGTGGAGATCCTGGCGTGGGCCGATCTCGTGCTCGGCCCAGCGCTGGATGCGCGCGTGCCGGGTCTTCGCCGACGTCTGCGGGAGGAGGCCGAGCGGCGGGTACTGCGGCCGTTCGTCGAGGACCGTCGCTGGCACTGGCTCGGACTCGACGGTCACCTGCACAACTGGAACCCGTGGATCCACGGCCACGTACTGGTCGCCGCGCTGTTCCTGGAGACCGATCCGGTACGCCGTACGCAGGTGGTCGATCTCGTTGTCGACGGCCTCGACCGCTATCTCCAGGCGCTCCCGGCCGACGGCGGGTGCGATGAGGGCTACGCGTACTGGTGGAACGGGCCAGCGCGACTGGCCAGTGCGCTCGAGCTCCTCGACCGGATCACCCTCGGCGCCTTCGATCCCTGGCAGTGCACGCCACTGGAGGAACTCGCCCGGTATCCCCAGCGGATGGCGCTGGGCGACGGCTGGTTCGTGAATGTCGGTGACGGATCGGCCAGGCCTGCACGTGACCAGCCGTGGGACGTGTTGCACCGCTGGGGTCGCCGGATCGGTGACGAGGGCGTCATGGCCCAGGCGGCTGCGCACCGTCAGGAGCTGGGGTTCGTGGCCGGTCTGGGACGAGCGTTGGTCGCACTTGCCGACGACGACTGGTGGCAGGCGACCGCCATGCCTCTGCCGTTGCCTCGCTCGAGTTGGCTGCCCGAGGTGCAGTTGCTGGTAGCCCGGCAGGACGGCGGATCCACCGCTGGCTGGGCGCTGGCCGTGAAGGGCGGGCACAACGACGAGAACCACAATCACAACGATGTCGGCTCGTTCATCGCCGCACTCGATGCGACGCCGGTGCTGGTGGACCTGGGGCAGCCGACCTACACGGCGATCTCGTTCTCCGATCGCCGGTACGAGCAGTGGGTGGTCCGCAGCGAGTGGCACAACGTCCCCGTCGTCAACGGCCGGGAACAGGAAGCAGGTCCGCAGTGGCGGGCAACAGACTTCGCCGTCCACAGTGCCGGCGACAGCGACCGCGCTGAGCTCGATCTGTCGGACGCCTATCCCAGCGGGAACCTGCGACGGACGGCGACCTTGGACCGGATCGGTCAGACCGTCCGCGTCGTCGACACCTGGGCGGAGGGGACCGAGATCGCCGAGCACTTCGTGATCGCCGGACAACCCGTTGCTCACGAGCCCGGCCGCCTCGTGGTCGAGACCCTTGGCGGCAGCGTCGCGGAACTGCGATGGGATGCCGGCCTCGGCACCGGCCGATTGGAGCCGCGAGCCGTCGACGACGAACTGCTCCAGCGGGTCTGGGGCCCGGCTGTCCATCGCCTGATCCTTGCGGCGGGCAACAATCGTTTCGAACTCACTCTGACCCGAGGATCTCGTTGA